The following proteins are encoded in a genomic region of Homalodisca vitripennis isolate AUS2020 unplaced genomic scaffold, UT_GWSS_2.1 ScUCBcl_297;HRSCAF=1987, whole genome shotgun sequence:
- the LOC124370561 gene encoding BICD family-like cargo adapter 2, with protein sequence MSKPDVEPWICSDCKTVYTPARSPNKKISSPQSKSSPGPESLAVIQKKIQLFDEQEGQDLETSLALAAEAGSLLVQENEELKQELHNSRTENANLQTEVCRLKTALKDAEDLEDVLKLSENTNTTLQDRNQELHLETQHLNRKLNQEMCLKEEIIIQAESDKHMLNSTINDLQRQLKENSFKFEQDTILLKTQIQSSSCTEEHLKKEIETKNDNLMTLQTEYDLLCRKLKDQEEKIKSCISTFLTNVKNNFSSDISLLGISSTNEKQAVGVKQKGYAEIMTQETTREVSQTPFKTQNPDMTRRDSQTPSEKLNQDMTRRDSQTPSKKLNQEMTRRDSQTPFKKLNQDMTRSDNNRLEPDTATNKQSSLRKITTHHPPLNARLRSHNETIEEFFNKNIDHYRQIINSYPSRATTMVLENSTQPRSDQKESSFLDLSTSKQGRQKSQKKEDLPSCIKT encoded by the coding sequence ATGTCAAAGCCAGATGTCGAGCCCTGGATTTGCAGTGACTGCAAAACAGTATATACCCCAGCTAGATCTCCCAACAAAAAAATCTCATCTCCACAAAGTAAATCTTCCCCAGGCCCTGAAAGCTTAGCtgttattcaaaagaaaattCAACTTTTTGATGAACAAGAGGGCCAGGACTTGGAAACCTCCCTGGCACTAGCTGCTGAGGCAGGCAGTCTTCTTGTTCAGGAAAATGAGGAACTTAAACAGGAACTGCACAATAGCAGAACCGAAAACGCTAATCTGCAAACTGAAGTATGCAGATTGAAAACTGCTTTGAAAGATGCCGAAGACCTGGAGGATGTTCTGAAACTCtctgaaaatacaaatacaactcTACAAGATAGAAATCAAGAACTCCATCTCGAAACCCAACAtctaaacagaaaattaaacCAAGAAATGTGTCTAAAAGAAGAAATCATTATCCAAGCGGAGAGCGACAAGCATATGTTAAACAGCACTATTAACGACTTACAGAGACAACTGAAAGAAAACTCTTTTAAGTTCGAACAAGAcactattttacttaaaactcaaATACAAAGTTCATCTTGTACAGAAGAACACTTAAAAAAGGAAATTGAAACCAAGAATGATAACCTTATGACCTTACAGACGGAGTACGACCTCTTATGCAGGAAACTGAAGGATCAAGAGGAAAAAATCAAATCCTGCATATCAACCTTCCTTAccaatgtgaaaaataatttttcatctgacaTCTCACTACTTGGCATCAGTTCTACAAATGAAAAACAGGCAGTAGGTgtaaaacaaaaaggttatgctgAAATCATGACCCAAGAAACTACAAGGGAAGTCAGCCAAACTCCTTTCAAAACACAGAACCCGGACATGACCAggagagacagccaaactccTTCTGAAAAACTGAACCAGGATATGACCAggagagacagccaaactccTTCTAAAAAACTGAACCAGGAAATGACCAggagagacagccaaactccTTTTAAAAAACTGAACCAGGATATGACCAGGAGTGACAACAATAGATTAGAACCTGACACGGCCACAAATAAGCAGTCCTCACTTAGGAAAATCACAACACACCATCCCCCCCTAAATGCAAGACTACGATCACACAATGAAACAATAGAGGAGTTCTTCAACAAAAACATAGACCACTACAGGCAAATCATTAATAGTTACCCAAGCAGAGCGACAACCATGGTTCTGGAGAACAGTACACAACCTCGAAGTGATCAAAAGGAATCATCTTTTTTAGACTTGAGCACTTCAAAGCAAGGCAgacaaaaatctcaaaaaaagGAAGACTTGCCATCCTGCATCAAAACATAA
- the LOC124370562 gene encoding uncharacterized protein LOC124370562, protein MGDINVDILEPDRNTAKLNEMLAYHNIQRVDLPATRITPISKSSIDWIASNMITEALDISVFNTGLSDHTAQKCTITNLEEIKTPKSVHRAIGGRNLDELKWLLINERWEKVYTSLNSEEAYNNYRTTVTIALDTACPLKTARTKKTKPKHFADAEALILKNDYLAYLNQFETTGNLADRIKATDLKKKYDQRLKTLRSQRIADQITNSQNKSKTIWETINSVRSKKQDTLPQLKLTINGQLIEDTYAVAEQFNDYFANIAKYTIDRNNGTARRPVELPGGTHTSELRSLRPTTQEELRSIIKSLKSKNSAGIDDISTKVLKHCAEELICPLTDIFNKSFNEGHVPSALKISKIYPKFKTGSRTELSNYRPISLLPTVAKLCEKVVLTRLLEHCTLNNLITSSQHGFVKGKSTTTAMIELLESVIDSLENGNLTTAIFLDFSKAFDCLGHDLILKKLNALGVTATALKWFESYLKDRSQVVEIKSTVKGTTKAFRSQPLPIQRGVPQGSVLGPVLFILFTNDLPEYLSEYTKTLMYADDTTLILDNHSPENLCLNAYIAVNMAYQYCDGNDLVVNPSKTSQLGFGRRSGQINSLPEVNLVDQTKFLGVLVDSNLSWTPHIDQLCNRLNSSLYALKQIKAIGDLTTARIAYFALFETHIRYGLAVWGGTSKTNMNRILILQKKAIRILANLHPLESCREAFPTLNILTVTALYIQELVMYVDGENLTRLEDIHYYNTRNSTMYQLPTHHLTQYEKKPTYMGRKLSNCLPTEIRTKKGKELKTALWKLLSQRAIYTLQEFYLDVSNYQTNHEF, encoded by the coding sequence ATGGGagatataaatgttgatataCTGGAGCCAGACAGAAACACAGCAAAATTAAACGAAATGCTCGCTTACCATAATATTCAAAGAGTTGATCTGCCAGCCACAAGAATTACTCCTATATCAAAATCATCTATAGACTGGATTGCTTCCAATATGATCACTGAAGCACTTGACATATCAGTCTTTAACACTGGACTCTCTGATCACACAGCCCAGAAGTGCACTATCACCAACTTAGAGGAAATAAAAACACCTAAATCAGTGCACAGAGCAATTGGAGGAAGAAACTTGGATGAGCTGAAATGGTTGTTAATAAATGAAAGGTGGGAAAAAGTGTATACATCTTTAAACTCAGAGGAAGCTTACAACAACTACAGAACCACGGTAACAATAGCTCTGGACACTGCTTGCCCTCTTAAAACTGCCAGGACTAAAAAGACCAAACCTAAACACTTTGCAGATGCAGAAGCATTAATTCTGAAGAATGATTACCTAGCTTACCTCAACCAGTTTGAAACCACAGGAAATCTTGCTGACAGAATCAAAGCGAcagacttaaaaaaaaagtatgaCCAAAGACTGAAGACCCTAAGAAGTCAAAGAATCGCAGATCAAATTACCAACTCCCAAAATAAGTCAAAAACAATCTGGGAAACGATTAATAGTGTCCGATCAAAAAAACAAGACACCTTACCTCAGCTCAAACTGACCATCAATGGACAACTTATTGAAGACACATATGCTGTAGCTGAACAGTTCAATGATTATTTTGCCAACATTGCAAAATACACCATTGATCGTAATAATGGCACTGCCAGGAGACCAGTTGAACTCCCTGGAGGGACTCACACCAGTGAACTCAGATCATTAAGACCCACAACCCAAGAGGAGTTAAGATCaattattaaaagcttaaaatcCAAAAACTCAGCAGGAATTGACGACATATCCACAAAAGTACTAAAGCACTGTGCAGAAGAACTAATTTGCCCCCTCACTGACatcttcaataaatctttcaatgAAGGCCACGTTCCCTCCgctttaaaaatatccaaaatatatccaaaatttaaGACTGGTAGTAGAACAGAATTAAGCAACTATAGGCCCATATCCTTACTCCCAACGGTCGCAAAACTCTGTGAAAAAGTAGTACTCACCAGGCTTCTAGAACACTGTACACTCAACAACCTGATAACAAGCTCTCAGCATGGGTTTGTCAAAGGTAAATCAACTACCACAGCAATGATTGAATTACTAGAATCAGTAATTGACAGCTTAGAAAATGGGAACCTAACTACAGCGATCTTCCTCGATTTCAGCAAAGCGTTCGACTGCTTAGGACACGACCTCATACTGAAGAAACTGAATGCACTGGGTGTAACAGCAACGGCCCtaaaatggtttgagagttaccTCAAAGACCGTAGTCAAGTAGTTGAAATTAAGTCTACAGTAAAAGGAACCACCAAGGCATTTCGGTCGCAACCTCTGCCAATCCAAAGAGGTGTGCCCCAAGGATCTGTGCTGGGCCCAGTGCTGTTCATTCTTTTTACTAATGACCTCCCAGAATACTTAAGTGAATACACTAAAACTTtgatgtacgcagacgacacaactTTAATCCTCGACAACCATTCTCCTGAAAATCTGTGCCTGAATGCTTATATTGCTGTCAATATGGCATATCAATATTGTGATGGAAACGACTTAGTGGTGAACCCCTCCAAAACTAGCCAATTAGGATTTGGAAGAAGATCAGGGCAAATAAACTCCTTACCAGAAGTGAACTTAGTTGACCAAACCAAATTCCTTGGGGTTTTAGTTGACTCTAACTTATCTTGGACCCCTCATATTGACCAGCTATGTAACAGACTGAACTCAAGCTTGTATGCCCTCAAGCAGATCAAAGCTATCGGAGATCTGACTACTGCACGTATTGCCTACTTCGCTCTGTTTGAGACACACATAAGATATGGACTGGCTGTATGGGGAGGAACCTCAAAAACCAACATGAACAGAATTCTAatcctccaaaaaaaggcaattagaatccTTGCAAACCTTCATCCCCTGGAAAGCTGCAGAGAGGCCTTTCCAACCCTAAATATCTTGACTGTGACAGCTCTCTATATCCAAGAACTCGTGATGTACGTGGACGGAGAAAACCTTACAAGGCTTGAAGACATTCACTACTACAACACACGCAACTCAACAATGTACCAACTTCCCACTCACCACTTAACGCAGTATGAGAAGAAACCGACCTACATGGGAAGAAAGCTGAGCAACTGCCTACCAACAGAAATACGGACGAAGAAGGGAAAAGAACTGAAGACTGCACTCTGGAAACTACTCTCTCAACGGGCCATCTATACACTTCAAGAATTCTATCTGGATGTCTCAAACTATCAGACAAATCATGAATTTTGA
- the LOC124370564 gene encoding UDP-glycosyltransferase UGT5-like isoform X1, giving the protein MKTVFLWLLLLSVVRCSFSARILAMAPFPGKSHYIFLSGIFKALHQRGHHIVEYSPFPPSKPLANYTHVEVHTEFEKQTQNWTFDQFSQIAKLSNSIWPNPFGFINVWWMTNPMCKEIFQQESIKNLINSKEHFDLVITESTFGQESMLVFGSRFGAPTITVQGFSSVPSLNRDAGNALSIATIPEMASFVATDNMTFVQRLFNFVSVICSLLLYYNYQLPAQDKILREYYIQDAPSIGELVGNVSLYLVNSHPAVEYPRPYTPNIIPIAGITISPDRTPLPKDLKKFMDDAKEGVVYFSLGTVVPVHILPEELLQAFVSAFKKLPQKVIWKIDLESIPNLSKNVMLTKWVPQPGVLAHPNCVLFMTHGGAFSQQEAIHAGVPTVGIAFFGDQPSNVKFAEYRGIGIRLAFDSISEETISTAINTVLKNPKYKENVQRLSRIFHDRPMSPADSAVFWVEYVLRHRGAHHLRSAATQLSWYQLALLDILAVVMAVIVILCLVLWKLLSLVFCRKGQKNVSMSKKKN; this is encoded by the exons ATGAAGACAGTTTTCCTGTGGCTACTCCTCCTCAGTGTGGTTCGCTGCAGTTTCAGTGCCAGGATACTGGCCATGGCACCTTTCCCTGGCAAGAGTCACTACATCTTTTTATCTGGGATCTTTAAAGCCTTGCATCAAAGAGGACATCATATAGTCGAATACAGTCCCTTCCCTCCCAGTAAACCGTTGGCTAACTACACCCACGTGGAAGTCCACACGGAATTCGAAAAGCAAACTC AAAATTGGACTTTCGATCAATTTTCACAAATAGCAAAACTTTCCAACAGCATCTGGCCCAACCCTTTTGGATTCATAAATGTTTGGTGGATGACAAACCCAATGTGTAAAGAAATCTTTCAGCAAGAGAGCATAAAGAACCTGATAAACTCTAAGGAGCACTTTGATCTCGTGATAACAGAGTCCACTTTTGGACAAGAATCAATGTTAGTGTTTGGAAGTAGATTTGGAGCACCAACAATCACAGTTCAAGGATTCTCAAGTGTTCCGTCTTTGAATAGAGATGCTGGTAATGCATTGTCTATAGCTACAATTCCTGAGATGGCATCTTTTGTTGCAACAGACAATATGACTTTTGTGCAAAGACTATTCAACTTTGTGTCAGTTATATGCTCTCTGCTACTCTACTACAACTATCAGTTGCCCGCCCAAGACAAAATCCTGCGAGAGTACTATATCCAAGATGCACCCAGCATTGGTGAACTGGTTGGGAATGTCTCTCTTTACCTCGTCAACAGCCATCCTGCTGTAGAGTATCCAAGGCCATACACTCCAAATATCATCCCCATCGCAGGCATCACTATTTCTCCTGACAGGACACCACTTCCCAAG GATCTCAAGAAATTTATGGATGATGCCAAGGAAGGAGTGGTGTACTTCAGCTTGGGGACGGTTGTGCCAGTTCATATCCTTCCAGAGGAGCTGCTTCAAGCATTTGTCAGTGCTTTCAAGAAACTGCCACAGAAAGTTATCTGGAAAATTGATCTTGAAAGTATTCCAAATCTTTCCAAAAATGTGATGCTCACAAAATGGGTACCTCAACCTGGAGTATTAG ctcACCCCAACTGTGTCTTGTTCATGACACATGGAGGAGCATTCAGCCAACAGGAAGCCATCCATGCAGGAGTACCAACTGTTGGTATTGCATTTTTCGGAGATCAGCCCTCCAATGTCAAGTTTGCAGAATACCGCGGTATTGGTATCAGACTAGCTTTTGACAGTATTTCAGAGGAAACTATCTCTACAGCAATTAACACTGTTTTGAAAAATCccaa GTACAAAGAGAACGTTCAGCGACTATCTCGTATATTTCACGATAGACCAATGTCCCCCGCTGACTCAGCAGTGTTCTGGGTGGAGTATGTGCTGAGGCATAGAGGAGCTCATCACCTGAGATCTGCTGCCACACAACTGTCCTGGTACCAGCTGGCTCTCCTGGACATCCTGGCAGTTGTCATGGCTGTCATTGTCATCCTGTGTTTGGTCCTGTGGAAATTATTGTCATTAGTCTTTTGTAGGAAAGGACAGAAAAATGTTTCCATGAGTAAGAAGAAAAACTGA
- the LOC124370564 gene encoding UDP-glycosyltransferase UGT5-like isoform X2: MKTVFLWLLLLSVVRCSFSARILAMAPFPGKSHYIFLSGIFKALHQRGHHIVEYSPFPPSKPLANYTHVEVHTEFEKQTQNWTFDQFSQIAKLSNSIWPNPFGFINVWWMTNPMCKEIFQQESIKNLINSKEHFDLVITESTFGQESMLVFGSRFGAPTITVQGFSSVPSLNRDAGNALSIATIPEMASFVATDNMTFVQRLFNFVSVICSLLLYYNYQLPAQDKILREYYIQDAPSIGELVGNVSLYLVNSHPAVEYPRPYTPNIIPIAGITISPDRTPLPKDLKKFMDDAKEGVVYFSLGTVVPVHILPEELLQAFVSAFKKLPQKVIWKIDLESIPNLSKNVMLTKWVPQPGVLAHPNCVLFMTHGGAFSQQEAIHAGVPTVGIAFFGDQPSNVKFAEYRGIGIRLAFDSISEETISTAINTVLKNPKTAWVESLQTSI; encoded by the exons ATGAAGACAGTTTTCCTGTGGCTACTCCTCCTCAGTGTGGTTCGCTGCAGTTTCAGTGCCAGGATACTGGCCATGGCACCTTTCCCTGGCAAGAGTCACTACATCTTTTTATCTGGGATCTTTAAAGCCTTGCATCAAAGAGGACATCATATAGTCGAATACAGTCCCTTCCCTCCCAGTAAACCGTTGGCTAACTACACCCACGTGGAAGTCCACACGGAATTCGAAAAGCAAACTC AAAATTGGACTTTCGATCAATTTTCACAAATAGCAAAACTTTCCAACAGCATCTGGCCCAACCCTTTTGGATTCATAAATGTTTGGTGGATGACAAACCCAATGTGTAAAGAAATCTTTCAGCAAGAGAGCATAAAGAACCTGATAAACTCTAAGGAGCACTTTGATCTCGTGATAACAGAGTCCACTTTTGGACAAGAATCAATGTTAGTGTTTGGAAGTAGATTTGGAGCACCAACAATCACAGTTCAAGGATTCTCAAGTGTTCCGTCTTTGAATAGAGATGCTGGTAATGCATTGTCTATAGCTACAATTCCTGAGATGGCATCTTTTGTTGCAACAGACAATATGACTTTTGTGCAAAGACTATTCAACTTTGTGTCAGTTATATGCTCTCTGCTACTCTACTACAACTATCAGTTGCCCGCCCAAGACAAAATCCTGCGAGAGTACTATATCCAAGATGCACCCAGCATTGGTGAACTGGTTGGGAATGTCTCTCTTTACCTCGTCAACAGCCATCCTGCTGTAGAGTATCCAAGGCCATACACTCCAAATATCATCCCCATCGCAGGCATCACTATTTCTCCTGACAGGACACCACTTCCCAAG GATCTCAAGAAATTTATGGATGATGCCAAGGAAGGAGTGGTGTACTTCAGCTTGGGGACGGTTGTGCCAGTTCATATCCTTCCAGAGGAGCTGCTTCAAGCATTTGTCAGTGCTTTCAAGAAACTGCCACAGAAAGTTATCTGGAAAATTGATCTTGAAAGTATTCCAAATCTTTCCAAAAATGTGATGCTCACAAAATGGGTACCTCAACCTGGAGTATTAG ctcACCCCAACTGTGTCTTGTTCATGACACATGGAGGAGCATTCAGCCAACAGGAAGCCATCCATGCAGGAGTACCAACTGTTGGTATTGCATTTTTCGGAGATCAGCCCTCCAATGTCAAGTTTGCAGAATACCGCGGTATTGGTATCAGACTAGCTTTTGACAGTATTTCAGAGGAAACTATCTCTACAGCAATTAACACTGTTTTGAAAAATCccaa GACGGCCTGGGTTGAGTCTCTCCAAACGTCTATTTGA